The DNA segment CAGCAAGTTTGAGGAGAGCGTGGCTAAGTTTGGCGAGGATGTGTCCACCGCTGCCCTTCGACAGTTCATTAAAGACAATGTGTAAGCTTTGTATGTCTGGGAAGATGAACCACTGGGAAGGGGGATAGAGCTGAGTGAGGAGGTGCTTTCTTGCTCAGTGTGATGACATTTTGCTCTCTGGACTTTGTTTTCTCTTCCTGCATTATATCAATCCGGTATGTTTGTCCCCCTATTAGGTTTGGGCTGTGCCCTCACCTGACTCCTGAAAATAGAGAGAACTTGAGGGGGCTGGACTTGCTTACAGCCTACTTTAACGTGGACTACCACCGCAACATCAAAGGAACCAACTACTGGAGAAACAGGTTAGTTGTCAGTTATCATTCAGTCAGCCATAATGGATGGGCAAACACTCTGAACAGTCTACTCTGAATTGAAACTGTATTGCAGAACTATACTACTCACTTGACATTCCATGCTTTTTTTTACATCACTGAATGCTCCCCACCCCTTTGTCTGACCCTCCCCTCAGGGTGATGAAGGTGGCCTCTCAGTTCCAGTCCCGGGGGCTGAGCTATGCTGTGGCTAACAGGGCAGAGTTTCaggatgagctggaggaggagttcAGCGTGGGGGCGGATGGGGGAGAGCTGCCCATCATCTCCATCAGGACCACAAACGGCCACAAGTATATCATGCAGGAGGAGTTCACGTAAGTAACTTTTTCGCCAAAACATCTCTCCAACTTCTTGTGCCAGAGACTGCTCTTACCACAGGTGCTCTTACCCTTTGACTTGGCTCACACCTATTTCACACTTATATTGTATACTCCCCAAGTCATGTATGCAAATTAGAGCTTGCGCATCCGTCCTACACACTCAAACCTTGTTAGACATTTATGTTGGCCTGATGTGTTCTGGCCTGCAGGAGGGATGGTAAGTCCCTGGAGAAATTCCTGGAGGACTACTTTGCTGGCAAATTGAAGAGACACGTTAAGTCGGAAGCAGTCCCAGAAAGCAACAGCGGCCCAGTAAAGGTGTGTCATGGGCTGTAGGGTTGCAAGTTTTTGTCTATGCTGGCCCTAGTCACTTGACAGGAAACCAATAGGAGGGACTTATCCGCACTCGTAAACTGTGCCCGTGTTCAACTGCTTGGTCCTTGCTCTGATGACTAGAGGGTGCCCACTGGCGTTGTTGAACAAGATTACTCCCAGACTAATGCATTTCCCTGCATATTCAGGTGGTGGTGGCAGATAACTTTGAGGAAATAGTGAATGATGTGACCAAAGATGTGCTGGTGGAGTTTTACGCCCCCTGGTGTGGCCACTGCAAAAGCCTGGAGCCCAAATACATTGAGCTGGGGGAGAAGGTATAGTATTCCTGTTCcctcatgtttttttttgttcccaCTGTATTGATGGCGTGTAAAACGCCATCAATACACAAAAAATGTGTAAGGCCATACAGGTGTATGCAGTTGTTTCTGCTCAGCATATAGCCTTTCAATAAAAGTACGCAGAAGTCGATATATTGTCATGCACGTGCTTCTATTAAACCCACGTTTTTGTATTGCCTTCATATTAGCTCTCAGCAGATCCAAATGTTGTCTTAGCCAAGATGGATGCCACTGCTAATGATGTTCCACTGCCCTATGACGTCCAGGGGTAAGCATCATCCACCTACCTTACAGTTTTCTTACCTGCTCATGGGTTGATTTTGTCGCTCTACGGCtgtttgttgtgttgttgaTCAGATGGTATCTCTACCTTTTTGTCTTCAGGTTCCCGACTATTTACTTTGCCCCAGCGGGGCTAAAGGACCAACCAAGAAGATATGAGGTGAGACCCACACCACAACACTGTGAGGAAGTCTAGCTAACTTGGTCACACAGTTCTTAATCACGTCCTTGAATATACATTTTGCTTCATACGTGTCTCTAGGGTGGTCGCGAGGTGAATGATTTCATCAACTTCCTGAAGAAAGAGGCCACACATCCTCTCGTCCTGGGTACTGCCAAAGAAGACTTGTGAGAAAAGAAGACGGGATTCAATCGGAGTTGAAGTGGGTGTGCTGGGAAGGAGGCAAATGAGACAAATGAACTACTTTAGATGAGCCACCCATTGAACACAAACTGTTACAGACCAGAAGATTGCCTCTGATTTTCTGTGCCTTACCAGCAATATTGAATGCTCAATTTGGCACATGGCAAACTTTGAAAGTTACACAATCAATGTTTTGTCacaaaactgtaaaaatataaaatggAGGATGCCAATGTTAGGTAGCCATTGCTTAGCCGTAGAATGTGAAATCTCAAATAAAAGCATTACAGGGCTCTTTTGTCAGTACATGGCAACATATAGAATAAATATGCAAACTTCCGTAAGGTGACTTTAAAGATTGAAATGGCTATTTAGGACTAATAAAGTAATGAGATCCACATATAGTTTCCTACATTTGGAAGTTTGTTGAAATGGGTGATAACCACTGATACCAGGCATCGTTTTTTAAGCTGTCATCTTTTGCAGTATATGGTTTAGTATGTAGTTGTAATGCACTTCTCCATGGTTATGAGTCTCAAAAGCCACATTAGAGCACAATATGTTTTAGACTTGGTAAATAAAGCACCCATTTTGGCTCCTCATGAAAACCACACTGTTGAAAGTGATAATGTAACCAAGGAGTATGTTCTGTCCAGATAGTTTAGAGATTAATGTTTTAGATGTTGAAGATATCTTGTAACTTGCATCACGTTTCTTTGCATTTATTTGCAACTGATTTACTACTGAAAGCGTGTTTTGCAGGTGGTAAGAGAAGACGTTTGCAATGTACGGATGTTAATAAATGCCTAcgacatttatatttgtattttgacTGAGTCATGTCCCGACTACCATTCCAGTAAAGGTACAGTTTCTAGTGCCGTAGAAGTTTTATTGGTTGTTTCAATCGCTAATCAAAATACCGTTGTCTGTAATTGGTTGACAAATTCTACATCCCGCCTAGCCTCGTATATTTACCATCGTATTTCAGTGCGTAGGAAGAGCTGCCGGCTGAAGTTACGCACGCTGCCAAGATGATGGGAGGACCAGTACTCGTGTTGAGTGAGTGAACATTTGTATTCCTTTTTTATCTCAACATCATAACATGTATCTTTATTTCAAAGCaatttctgaaaaaaaaaaaaaaaaagacaatagtTTGGGCCTAGCATGTGCAGTGAAACTAATGCTGCGCGGTGCTGACTTGCATATTAGCACACAGGATAGTGACGCGTTAAGTTGCTGAGCCAAGCTAAAGTAATTATTTTAATTGTGTGCTTTTAATAATTTGGCTACCTTTTTTGTATTTAAACATTACACCGTCTACTGCCACGGGTCAGTTTAACGAATCCACGGAGTaagctagctaagctaactgtcCTGCGACTTTTCAAAGGAAAGCTAAGTGCGCAGTTCATTCATAGTGATCCACCACGCAGTATGTTTAACCTACATTACCTTTGTTTATGGAGTGTGGATGGTTCTAGCAAAGTACTGTTTGCCCATGATTGTATGAAGCACAGACATCGTGATAGTGCTGATATTTTTGGTGTAACTTGTATGTAATCTGTCCTACACTTGCTGGTGCAACGCTGCGTTCCATTTGACACTCCCCAAAATCGGAATCTCCGACCTCCTCGTCACTAGGAGTTCACATTCGTTAATTTTGAACGAACCTTTATGACTGGGGAGTAACAGTGGTCTCGGAGttcgttcattttctcttggccgcgcatcgggactaaTGACTGTAAAAAGAATGGACATAGTAACAGCCCCTCAAAAGCAATGACTGTAAAAACTCAAGTGACTCCAAAACGACTCCATCGCCCCCTAGTGGCTGGCTGCAGTACAGGTCATaagtcttgtgtgtgtatatgtgtgtgtgtgtatgtatgtgtacgtatgcacacacagaagTGGTCATCATGgtttgagttgcttgtattcgcgCGAACGTTCCGTTTGACAGTTTAGGCTTGAATTAAATtgttgtggcaaaaagtgccttgtgtggcacaaggcccgtgtgtgtgcgcgtatattcgcgcgaatacaagcaactcaatcgcggCCAAGACGAACGTCTATGTTTATGTAGTGCACATATTGGTGTCAATGTTCGTCTTGGCCGCGATTTGAGTTGATTTTATTCGGTCACTTCTGGTTCCAAAAAACAAAGATGGCGACCAGGAAGTGCAAAACTCGAGGATTCATAACGGGCTTTCACAAACCAATAGGTGTCGTCAAGATGACTAGGTCCATTATTTTATATGTGTGATTTAACATTATTCTACTGGAAGATTACTTTGTCCAGGGTTAATTCTGTTTGTAACCCAGGATGTTGAGCCACAAATTAAACATTTCTCCCAATTTTAGGCCAGAATATGAAGAGGGAGTCGGGCCGTAAGGTCCAGATGGGAAACATAACTGCAGCAaaggtaaaaataaataagtgATCCATGCACCTGTCTCTTATTTCCTTTCAGTGTGACTATATATAATGCCTGGCTCTTATTCAACAGACAATAGCGGATGTCATCAGAACATGTCTGGGACCAAGAGCCATGATGAAGGTGTGCAAAATGCCTTATGATACTTGATGCAATGTTTGATCTTAGAGCTGCACTAGGTAAAtgaaatgccttaaaatatgaGAAACAGTACATAACCTCTAGCTCAAGTTTGATTGAACATGATGTCACAAATAGGAGGGCGAGGGGTCTTCATTAGCATACACAACATGTTAAAAGGGGACAAAACTTATTTTTATCCCAAAACAAATCTTGCCTATTTATTTTTACCTACAGATGCTTCTCGACCCTATGGGAGGCATTGTCATGACCAATGATGGAAATGCCATCCTGAGAGAGGTGAGAACATCTACATCTCCCATGAGCATCTTTACTTTGCTGCTGGAAAAGAGCGGGCAGAGCTGTAGGCTCACAATGTCTCCATGTCTGTGTACGCAGATCCAAGTGCAGCACCCGGCAGCCAAGACCATGATAGAGATCAGCCGCACCCAGGATGAGGAGGTGGGCGATGGAACTACCTCTGTCATCATCCTTGGTGAGTGGACTTTAACCTGACTCGAACCCGAACAGTCACCCTATCTAGACTGCATGCCTTAGCTGTCTGAAGACgtaatgtgtgttgtgtttttagCTGGTGAGATGCTGTCAGTGGCAGAGCAGTTCCTGACTCAGCAGATTCACCCCACAGTCATTATCAGTGCCTACAGACTGGCCCTGGATGACATGCTCGCCATGCTCAAAGACATCAGGTACGCCAGTGTCCTGGGCACGCTCTGGAGCATGCCTGAGACGAGTCTCACGCGCATTACATCACAGCTTTGCATCAGGGTGCATGAACACTCCCACATTCAGGCTGGGGTGCTGGCTGATGTGGACCAAAACTCTTGTGCCTTATGATGATATTCATCCTTGCTCAGGAACCTGTGACTGACCAACTGGTCACTCCAAGCTTTGCCGGTGCCGGCAAGCTTGGAGCTGAGGGCACATGCAATCGTTTTTGGCGTTTTGGATACAGATGCATTATCCAGTTTGACTACTGTTATTTTACTTATATTTTGACGCCGGCTCACGGCTGCACATAACGCACAAAACAAAATGTCAGCTCCTGCTTTTCTCCCCAGTACGCCCGTGGACCCTGATGACCGGGATGTCATGCTGAAGATCATCAAGTCTGCCATCAACACCAAGGCTCTGAACCAGTGGTCTGAGTTGGCGTGCAACATCGCCCTGGACGCTGTGAGGAccgtggagatggaggaggctgGACGCAAAGAGATTGACATCAAGAATTACGCCAAAGTGGAGAAGGTACTGTagcttgtggtgtgtgtgtgtgtgtgtccagatgacTCCAAGTTGTGTGTGTCACTACTTGCCAATTGTGTAACCACCCTTGGGTTTTTAAGGTTCCTGGAGGCATCATGGAGGATTCCTGTGTGCTCAGAGGAGTGATGGTCAACAAGGATGTGACACACCCCCGCATGCGGCGCCTTATCAAGAACCCACGCATCGTACTGCTGGACTGCTCCCTGGAGTACAAGAAGGGAGAGAGCCAGGTACACTTTCgttcctttctctttccatccgtcactttttttttctttctctggtcTACTTGCTCAAATAGAAAAGCGCCCACGCGTTatttgcacacaaacacgcaatctttcttttttgtacagacacacagagcctcCCTATGAGTGCCTCCCTTGCTGATGTGTGTATCGTGTCTCAGACTGACATAGAGATCACACGGGAGGAAGACTTCTCCAGACTCctgcagatggaggaggagtaCATCAAGCAGATCTGTGATGATATCATTCGCATCAAGCCAGACCTCCTCTTCACAGAGAAGGGCGTCTCAGGTAACTGGCCcacgtgtgtacacacacacacacacacacacacacacacacacacacacacacagaagccaaTGAAAAAGCTCCCTATCGTGTTCAAGCACTCCAtttcccatctctccctttctcctctcagaCCTCGCCCAGCACTATCTGATGAAGGCCAACATCACAGCCATCAGACGTGTCAAAAAGACCGACAACAACCGCATTGCCAGGTAACGGCCAGATTGTCAAGTCAAGCCACCTTGTCGGACCCCGTCAAGTTTGTGGCCCCTCTCTTTTAACCGACCTCTCCTCCCCGCCTCTCCCAGGGCCTGTGGCGCTCGCATCGTCAACCGCACGGACGAGCTGCTCGAGGAAAACCTGGGCACGGGCGCCGGCCTGTTTGAGGTCAAGAAGATCGGAGACGAGTATTTCACCTTCATCACCGAGTGCAAGGACCCCAAGGCCTGCACCATCCTCCTGAGGGGAGCCAGCAAGGAGATCCTGGCTGTATGTCCCTTCGCCTCCTGGGGTTCATCACATTTTTAAGCTGCTTAATGGCATTAGACCATGGAAGAAAGTACTGGGAAGCTGTTTGAATGCTGGAGGGGAAGGGGATAGAAGGTGCTTTTTCAGTTGTCGGATATGTCAAGGCTAGCTTATGCATGTCTCACTAACGAATGTGATTTGGACTTCCgtttcctctccacccttcgtCCCTCTCCAGGAGGTGGAGCGTAACCTGCAGGATGCCATGCAGGTGTGTCGCAACGTGCTGCTGGACCCCAGCCTCCTGCCGGGCGGCGGGGCGGTGGAGATGGCCGTGTCCAAGCGGATGATGGAGCGCTCCCGCAGCCTGACGGGCGTGGAGCAATGGCCCTACCGTGCCGTCGCCCAGGCCCTGGAGGTCATCCCCCGGACACTCATCCAGAACTGCGGAGCCTCCACCATCAGAGTGCTCACCTCCCTTAGGGTACGCTGAACCATTTCACAGAGGTCGAGTTCAAATGACCTAGTTGCCACGTTCCCTAAATGTAGCCCTCAGCTTGTGCTGTAACTGtggacctccacccctctttaGGCGAAGCACACCCAGGAGGGCAGCACCAACTGGGGTGTGAACGGGGAGACTGGCACCCTGGTGGACGTGATGGAGCTGGGTATCTGTGAGCCTCTGGCTGTCAAGGCTCAGACCTACAAGACGGCTATGGAGGTGAGACTGCCTCACAGGCACATTTGGTCTTGTTTGTTAGTACTGAGTCTGGTTGTGATCGGTAAGGAATACTGTTAATCAATTTCAGtcatggccaaaagtattggcagtgaccattttgtgttttgcaaagttggCTGCTTCAGTTGCTGTGGTGTTGAGTCATATTGTTTCTAGATTATTGAGCATGGTGATTAGATACATTTTGAATCAAAGCTATTGGCCAAAAAACATGAACTTTAACACAAAAACTTCAAATTTCAGTTTTTGGGCCCTGGCACAAAATGACCAGTTAACAATTGCACTAATCATATCATCAGTGAAAAACGTGTAAACGAGGTGAAATCACTGACTGACTGGATTATGAGCGCAGACTGATTTTATATAAAAAGTGGGACACCGACTTTAAATATTGAATGTTTTTGCCAATAAAAGCCTTGTTAAAACGTATAAAATGCTTGTTTCCAGTATACCATAGAAACATACAATTATTTACAAATACTGAAGCAGCTAACTTGGCAAAACAATTCGTCACTGCCAATACTTTTGTCCATGACCGTACTACTTGTATGCAGCAGGCACTGACACCAACACATTCTAACTTGGTTGGTTTCACTTTTCCCATCAGACCGCTGTCTTGTTGCTGCGCATCGACGACATCGTCTCAGGACacaagaggaagggagaagagaagagtggGGGAGTGGAGTAGAGGAAGGCCTGGCTGTGGACTGGTGCAGGGCGTGTTCCATTGCTCCCTGTTTGATAACTGTTCACCTCTGGCAtggttctgtctctctgcaACCTCAAGTGTGTCCAGAACAAATGCTTCATTCCACATTGTAGCCAGTTACTGCTGTTACTTATTTGTGTTCTGCTAGAAATGAgcaattgaaataaaatgttctaAGGCTCATTATTGTGTAttttgtgcgtgtttgtggaAACATTACAATTAACTTTATAGTTAGGAACTCTTTTATTTAAGTAAGCTTCAAAGTTCCAAAAACAGGGTAAAACACAAATAATCTAATTACATTCAACCAGGCTAACAGAATGTGGAGACACATGATTACAGATGGATAAGTACATATCAAGAGGCTAAAGTGGGGCTGACAACCACCCATGACATTCCTCAAGAGGTTCAGGTTAAGAAATGGTCTAGTCCAAATAAActgatcatacacacacagtaatgcaTTCATATTTCTGAGTACAGGATACCCTTTCTGACCTTCAATCAGAACAAGCAGAGGCCCCACTGTAGCAAGAATAATGGTTTAAGTTTCCCATTAAAGGGGAGTATGCTAGATTACTGTGACATTGAAGTAAGAGGCCCCTACACTCCAAATATCCAAACACATTTAAAGAACTTGCATTCAGTGATTTTCTACCCAGTCCGGTTTGTTTATGGCAGTTTGGTACATAAACTATTCCACTTGATCTAAGTTTCACTCACGATTACATCCTGCAATTTCAATCAAAGAGCTACTTCAGATGTAGCTgctggtggattttcaagtcatattttAAATTGtgctgtcagcagggggtgctgcagcaccctcagcaccccaAGTTCCCACGGCCATGCATCTGACCCATCTTCACGGGGTGTGGCTGTGTTGTAGATGACAACAAAACACAACAGAAATGGCTGCCACAACCGAAAGAGAATGAGCAACCTGCTCTGCATTCCTAATCAATTTTTAGCACAGGGTACAATCTAGCAAGAGTGAAACAAATGAAGAGGGAAGACATGAGGTTCTGTCATTTCTGGGctctttctcctgtctctgggTCCACACCACTGTCCAGCTCTGTTGAGGAAGTCAACACTTGTCAATCGACATAGTTTGACAAAGTTTAACTTGAGGCTTGGACTACACGTAAATTTGAATCTTTACTCAGAACATTGAAATATGTCTTACCCATACTCGACTCGCTGTTGGGAGGTGTGAGGTTGGGTAGCagggacctcggggtgaggccAGAGGAGGGATTGTCCCTCATGGACCCTATTTTAGGGGAAGGGCCTTGGACAATGTCCTCCATATCCATGGCTACACTCAGAGGACACAAACAGAAAAGGGAGTGTTTATAGTCAAATGAGAAGTACACATTATACAGTTGTTTTTAAACTTCCTAGTAGCAAACTCCGCTTCACTTCCTTAAAAATAAGTGAAACCATGCGGCCGTTGTCGCCCAATCACGTGTCTGAACTGAGTTGATCCAGGATGTCagttacatttctttcagccAGTGCACATCCCAATCAATCACCTGTTCTGTTTTCCTTCATCTGGTCTTAAGTTCCCTGTGAACTCACCAACAGGACCTTGCAAATGTTGATGACGGTAAAGTGCTTGATAGGTTggaacaggggggaggggctcccCACTGATGGCGATGATGGGTTGGTCACTAGATGCAGAAATGGGGCGCTCACTGTAGTCAGTCCAGAGCACCCCATCATTAACAGAAGATGTTGCTGTCACATCTGTTTAAAGACATAGGTCAAGTTAACTGGCGTTAGAATGCCTTCCTGTGTCTCAGTAACCTCAAGAGCCTGACTGTCCATCTTTTGCACAGATTAGGATGAACTTGATTGAACTGAATAAAATGAGCTGGTTAGTTGAAACTGTTCCTGTTATGGTGTTAGACAATATTTTTTATACAAACGGAGCTGCAGGTGATGATTGTAAATCTGTCAAATGTGGAAGAGGGTTTGTTATTTTTTACTCAAACACAACGAGAAGTGTCAAACAAAGTACGGTAAAAAGAACCCATTTCCCTTGTGGTGCAGATACTGAGATAATTTGTCTGACTACCAGTCCTGAAAGACCAGTAGGCCTATTGTGCCACCACCACAAATAATTACTTTGAGACGGCTATGCAGGCCTGCTCTAAAACCTCTAATAATTAACACTAAATAATGCATAGAGAATCAACAATAGGCTACACCTACACAATTTCTACTTCTCGACATTTCTTTTTGATCAGGTCAAATTCCGATTAACCTACTTCTCATTTGAACTTTTACAATGGCTTAAGTGAAGACAATGAGGTAAGGTCGACATCATAGGCTGCAATATGAAAAAACTGCCGAGACAATTCCCTCGACATTTCACGCACCAGCCGAGCGTGCAATTATTTCTTTATCCAGCGTATGGATAAAAAACTTACCAGGAACTTTCTGTTTGGTCAACATCAAAGCCTGttaaaaagtatatataaataaatatttagGACTACGCgaattcaccctatataaaattGCTATTAGCCAGTCTTACCATAACACCTGTTTTTTCTCAGTTTTCGGAAAGGACAATTCTCTTTGATTCGTAGTAAACACGCGCCGTGCTTCCTTCTTGCAGGGATGGTTGTCATTATAATATTTGTTTTCTTCAGTAATAACCTCAGTTTGGTTGGAGGGGTATTTGTTGAATTCCGGGTAGAGACTTTCGAATACGTAGTTGTTATCGTGAGTAGTCTACCTCCGAACCCTACACTTCTCCGTGGGTTTTCGCTCTTGCGCACTGGGCACCGAAGCGCAATTCAGGTGGATGTTTTTTCTTCCCTCCGACCGATACAATCTCCCTGCGACAGACAT comes from the Osmerus eperlanus chromosome 7, fOsmEpe2.1, whole genome shotgun sequence genome and includes:
- the LOC134023086 gene encoding T-complex protein 1 subunit gamma-like, coding for MMGGPVLVLSQNMKRESGRKVQMGNITAAKTIADVIRTCLGPRAMMKMLLDPMGGIVMTNDGNAILREIQVQHPAAKTMIEISRTQDEEVGDGTTSVIILAGEMLSVAEQFLTQQIHPTVIISAYRLALDDMLAMLKDISTPVDPDDRDVMLKIIKSAINTKALNQWSELACNIALDAVRTVEMEEAGRKEIDIKNYAKVEKVPGGIMEDSCVLRGVMVNKDVTHPRMRRLIKNPRIVLLDCSLEYKKGESQTDIEITREEDFSRLLQMEEEYIKQICDDIIRIKPDLLFTEKGVSDLAQHYLMKANITAIRRVKKTDNNRIARACGARIVNRTDELLEENLGTGAGLFEVKKIGDEYFTFITECKDPKACTILLRGASKEILAEVERNLQDAMQVCRNVLLDPSLLPGGGAVEMAVSKRMMERSRSLTGVEQWPYRAVAQALEVIPRTLIQNCGASTIRVLTSLRAKHTQEGSTNWGVNGETGTLVDVMELGICEPLAVKAQTYKTAMETAVLLLRIDDIVSGHKRKGEEKSGGVE
- the LOC134023087 gene encoding protein disulfide-isomerase A3-like — its product is MDTFSRWSHLFLVFVLAGRSDLFAAASDVLDLGDSDFEYTAAEQETMLVEFFAPWCGHCQKLAPEYETAATKLKGTVSLAKVDCTVNSETCGRYGVNGYPTLKIFRNGEDSAAYDGPRSADGIVSFMKKQAGPSSVPLHTEEALNNFVNNFEASVVGFFSSGDSPQLAEFLKASSSMRDSYRFGHTTDLGLGLSHGVESESVLLFRPPRLSSKFEESVAKFGEDVSTAALRQFIKDNVFGLCPHLTPENRENLRGLDLLTAYFNVDYHRNIKGTNYWRNRVMKVASQFQSRGLSYAVANRAEFQDELEEEFSVGADGGELPIISIRTTNGHKYIMQEEFTRDGKSLEKFLEDYFAGKLKRHVKSEAVPESNSGPVKVVVADNFEEIVNDVTKDVLVEFYAPWCGHCKSLEPKYIELGEKLSADPNVVLAKMDATANDVPLPYDVQGFPTIYFAPAGLKDQPRRYEGGREVNDFINFLKKEATHPLVLGTAKEDL